The Caulobacter sp. 73W region CGGGCAACGTCGGCATCGGCACCTCGCTGCAGTCGCGCCTCGAGCGCATGAACGCCTATACCCGCGTGGGCTTCGACCTGGACGCCAACAACGAGATCTACGCCACTTTCAACGGCGCCCGCGTGGAGAGCAGCAACCAGCCCAACCCAGGCGCGGCCACCACCAACCTGACGATGTCGTGCGCGAACCCGTATCTGCCGGCCTCGGTCGTGGCCGCGTGCGCCACCGCCGGCATCACGACCTTCGGTTACGGCCTCAGCAACGCCCTGCTGCCGCGCAACATCTCGGTCCATCCGACGCGGACCCAGTACCGTTTCGTGGTCGGGGCCAACGGCAAGTTCGACGCCATGGGCAAGGACTGGCACTACGACGCCTACTTCACCCACGGCCGGAACACGACGAACATCCATGTTCGCGACATCCTGCTGATGCCGCGCTATCGCGCCGCTATCCAGGCCACGACGGTGGGCGGTCAGATCGTGTGCGCCGACCCGATCGCCCGCGCGAGCGGCTGCGTGCCGATCAATATCTTCGGCGGCCGGCCGCCCAGCGAGGCCGCCTTGGCCTACATCACGCCCAAGAACGGTCCATACCAGCACTCGGTCCAGAAGCAGGACGTCGCCAGCATCAACTTCAGCGGCGATACGTTCTCCCTTCCGGCGGGGCCCATTTCCCTGGCCTTCGGCGCCGAGTATCGCCGGGAGCGTTATCACGTCCAAGGCGACCCCTATGGCGACGGCAACACCGACTCGCCCAACAATGCCGACTATCCCGCCGATCCGGTCCTGACCCCATCGGGCGCCAACTGGTTCGCGGGCAATTACCATTCCGGCGCCGGCAAGTACTCGGTGAAGGAAGCCTACGCCGAAGTGGACGTTCCGCTGGTCAACTCCGAGGGGACGGGCAAGGCCAACCTCAACATGGCCGGCCGCTGGACCGACTACAGCACCTCTGGAACCGTCTACACCTGGAAGGTCGGCGCCACCTGGGACACGCCCCTCGACGGCGTTCGCCTTCGGGCGGTGACCTCGCGTGACGTGCGGGCGCCAAACCTGTCGGAGCTCTACGCGGCGCCGGTCACGACCACGATGCCCAACTTCACCAATCCGTTCACCGGCGGCGCGCTCACCGTTCTCCAGAACGTAGTCGGCAACCCGGACCTCAAGCCGGAAATCGCCAAGAACGCTACCCTCGGCGTCGTGCTGTCGAACCCGAAATGGCTGCCGGGCTTCAGCGTCTCGGTCGACTGGTACAACCTCGTCCTGGATGGCGGCATCTCCAGCTTGAGCGCCCAGCAGGTCGTCAATTTCTGCTTCGCGGGCCTTCAGCAGTTTTGCGGCGCGTTCAACTTCGCGCCCGCCCAGGGCACGGCCTTCGTCAACTCCCAGACGTTCAACCTGTCCTCGATCAAGACCAACGGCTTCGACATCGAAAGCAGCTATCGGTTCGAGTTGCCCAGCGTGCCTGGACGCTTCACGGTCCGAGCCTTGGCGACGAACACGCGCAAGTTCGTCACCAACCCGGGCATCCCCGGGGCGGTGGCCACCGACTCGGCTGGCCAAAACTCCGGCGCCACGCCGGACTGGAAGCTCCTGGCCATCCAGTCCTGGGACACCGACCACTTTTCCTTCAGCGTGCAGGAGCGCTGGTTCAGTGACGGCAGGTTCGGCAACACAACGACCGAATACGTCGAATGCCGGCCCGGCGGTTGCCCTGTCTCGACCGCAAGCCGGCCGACGGTCGACTACAACCAGATGAGCGGCGCGACCTATGTCGACATCAGCGCCTCGTACAAGTTCGACAATGGCCTGCAGGTCTACGGTAAGGTCGACAACCTGCTGGATCGTGATCCCACGCCTTCCCCGCAAACCAATACGGGTCTGGACGCCAACCCGGCGCTCTACGACCTGCTGGGGCGGTTCTATCACCTTGGCCTGCGCTACAGCTTCTAGCCGCCGGTCGCTCGCCGCCACTCCCCCTTGGGCGGCTCGCCCGGGTCACGATCGGCTTGAACGCCGGCCCGTGGCCCGGGCGCCTTTCTTGGCGGCGCGCCTGGACGATCCTGTAGGGTCGAGTTCGACTGGCTTTTCGGGGGGCGGTAGGGCATGCGAGTAATCAAGGCGGACCGCGCCCGCGGCGCGACCATGGCCGATGTCGCCCAGATGGCTGGCGTCTCCCGCATGACCGTGTCGCGCGTGATCAACGACGGCGACAAGGTCAGCGAGGTTACGCGCGAGGCGGTGCTGGCGGCGATCCGCGAGCTCAATTTCGCGCCCAACCTGACCGCCCGGAATCTCGTCAAGGCCGGCGAACTGCGCATCGGCGTGATCTACTCCAATCCAAGCGCCGCCTTCATGAGCGACTTCCTGATCGGCGTGTTCGAAGAAGCGACCAAGGCCGGGGCGCGGCTCATCCTTGTGCGGGGAGAAGGCGGCCAGGCTCCCGCCTTGCACGACATGCAAGGCTTGCTGGGCGGCGGCGTCCATGGGGTGGTGCTGGCGCCGCCCCTTGGCGAGTCCGCCGCCGTGCGGGACATGCTGCGCGCCGCGCACCTGCCCGTCGCGGTGGTCGCGGCCGGTCGGCCGGCCCCCGATGCGATCAATGTGCGCATCGACGATCGGCGCGCCAGCCAGTCACTCGCGCAGCATCTGCTGGACCTGGGACATCGACGGATCGGCATGATCGTCGGCAACCCGGAACAGACCGCGAGCAGCGAGCGCCTGGAAGGCGCGCGCGCGGCGGTGGCCGCTTCCGAAGGCGCCGAACTCATCCTGGCCCAGGGCGCCTTCACCTATGCTTCGGGCCTGCGGGCCGCCGAGCAACTGCTCGATATCGACCAGCCGCCCACCGCGATCTTCGCCAGTAACGACGACATGGCCGCCGCGGCGGTTTCAGTCGCGCACCGCCGCCACCTCGATGTGCCGGGCGACCTTACCGTCGTCGGCTTCGATGACACGACGGTCGCCACCACGCTGTGGCCACCCCTCACCACCATCCGCCAACCGGTGCGGCAGATGGCGGCGGTGGCTCTCGAAAGACTGATGCGCGTCCTGCGCTCGGCCCAAGCCGCACCCGACGCTCTCGCGGACCATGTCCTGGAGCACGCCCTGGTCGAGCGCCAGTCGACCGCACCACCCCCAGGCGCGATCCCCGTCGCGGATGCGCAAACAGATGAGAGGCCGTCCAATGCCTGATCCGTCCGCCGACATGGAACGCGCCACGATCAGGCAGGTGACGCGACGGCTGATGCCGCTGTTCTGCCTGATGTACCTGATCGCCTATATCGACAGGCAGAACGTCTCCTACGCCAAGCTCGACATGGTCCAGGCCCTGGGGCTCAGCGAGGCGGCCTACGGGCTTGGCGCGTCGTTGTTCTTCATCGGCTACTTCCTGTTCGAGGCGCCGTCGAACCTGATCCTCGCCCGGGTCGGCGCCCGGGTGTGGTTCGCCCGGATCATGTTCACCTGGGGTTTGGTCACGCTTGCGTTGGGCTTCACCCAGAACGCCACGATGTTCTACATCCTGCGGTTCCTGCTTGGGGCCGCCGAGGCCGGGTTCTTCCCCGGCGTGCTCTACGTGCTGACCCTTTGGTATCCGCAAGCCCATCGCGCGCGCATGGTGGGCCTCTTCATGATCGCCAGCGCCGCGGCGAACGCGGTCGGAGCGGCTATCGGGGGCCTGCTGCTCGATATGGATGGCCTGTTGGGGCTTGCGGGTTGGCAATGGGTGTTCCTGGTCACCGGCCTTCCGGCTGTGCTTTTGGCTCCCTACGTCCTCATGCGCCTGCCCAACGGACCTTCGCAGGCACGGTGGTTGCCCGAGCCGCGACGGGCCTGGTTGGCGGGCGCCCTGGCCAGCGAGCGCGCAGACGAGGCGGACGACGATCGCGGCGCCTGGAAGGCGATCTTCGATCCCCGGGTCCTTTTGCTGGCCGGCCTCTATATCGGCATGCCGCTCGGGGCGTATGGCCTCAGCTACTGGCTGCCAACGATCGTCAAGTCGTTCGGCGTCTCCAACACGGTCAACGGGTTGATCAACATCATCCCATGGCTGCTGGTAGGCGTCGCGCTGTGGTTCGTGCCGCGCCACGCCGCACGGCATGGAGCCAGCGCGTGGCATATCGCCGGGCCGACCCTGCTGGGGGCGGCGGCGCTTGTCCTGAGCGTCGTCCTGCCGGGGCCGGCGCTGAAGTTCGCCATGCTGTGCATCGCCGCTCCCGCCATCTTCGCCGCCCAGCCTGTTTTCTGGAGCCTGCCGCCCAGCTTCCTGAGCGGGCCAAGGGCGGCGGCAGGGATCGCGGCGATCAACGCGATCGGTAATCTGGGCGGCTTCTTCGCCCAGAATCTCGTGCCGCTGGTGCGTGACGCAACCGGCAGCGACCTGGCGCCCATGCTGGCCCTGGCGGCCGTGCTGCTGATCACCAGCGTGCTGATCTTCCACGCCATGGCGGGGCTGGCCCGCGCACGGGCCCAGGCATGAGCAGGCCGCCGGCCTGGGGCCGGCGGCGGATGGACCCGACCGTCACTTGCGCCGAAGACCGGGCTGGATGCGGAGGAGCTTTCCAATCGGCGTTCGCTGACGTCTATTTCGGCTCCGGGCGGTGAGGGCCGCCCGATAACCGGGGGTGATCATGCGGTGGCTGTTTCTGGATGGGTTGAATTGCTGGGACGATGCGGCCCTGCTGGCCCTTCGCCTGGTCGTTGGCGCGTTCCTAATCTGGGGCGTGTGGGACAACATCACCAGCGCCGAGCACATGGCGACCTTCGTCGCGTTCCTGAAGAAGTTCGGCTTCGCCTGGCCCCACCTGATGGCGCCGCTGTCGGTAGGGGTTCAATTGGCCTGCGGCGTCGCCTTCGTGCTTGGCCTGCTGACCCGATGGGCGGGGCTGTTGTGCGCCGCCAATTTCATCGTGGCCATCGTGATGGTCGATCACACCGTGGGTGTGCGGGGCTCCTTCGCCTCGGCGTGTCTCGTCCTGATCGGGCTCTATCTGGCGAGCCATGGGGCCGGACGATGGGCCCTGGACGACTGGTTGCGTCCTCGCCTGACCTAGGTACGGCGGAAACTCAGGTGAGCCGTGGCAGGCAACCTGTGGCGAGGTCGGATGTTTCGAATGTTTCGAATGTTGCGTTTATTTCGAATGAGAACTATCTAACATACTCAACCGGAGCATCCCGATGACCCTGCCTGCGTTCGCTCAGGAACTTGGCGCGCGGCTGCCCTCCGCCGACGAGCGCGCCGCCGCCAATCAGCTACGGAAGATTCTCGCGTCTCAGGCCGCGGGCGAGACCGATGCGCGCCTAAGGGTGTTGGAGCAGGATAAGACCACTTCTGAGGTCGTTCTGACGCCAGCGCTCTCGCATCTTCTTATGGAGGTATTGCGCCACGTGGGGTCCGGAGACGCCGTGACGCTTGTGCCTGTCAGTCAGATGCTGACCACGCAACAAGCGGCCGACATTCTCAATGTATCAAGGCCTTACCTCGTGGGACTGCTGGATCGGGGCGAGATCCCGCATTCGCTTGTTGGTCGCCATCGCAGGATCAAGGCCGAGCAGCTGTTCGCCTATAAGCGCCGCCGCGATGAAACCCGCGCCTCTGCTCTTGATGAGCTGGCGGCGCTGGATGCCGAGCATTTGTAAGCCGGGAAGGTTGCCGGCGGCCGTGAATGGGCGCGTCGCAGACGGGGCCCATTGAGCTAGATCAAACCTTGGAGCGCCGCCTGGGCAGGCGACTGTGTGATCGCGCGCGTCCTTGTCCTATAAGGCCAGCCTTGTTCGAGAGGGGTCTTTGATGAGCAGCGACAGCGGCGATTACGTCTACGATGAAGCCACCGGCGAATGGCTGAGCCCGGGGGAAGCGGCGGCCAAGGCTCAGGCCGCGCCGTCAGAATCCGGCGGCGGCGTGGAGGTGCGTGACAGCGTCGGCAACCTGCTCGCCGACGGCGACAGCGTGACCCTGATCAAGGATCTGGCGGTCAAGGGCGCTGGCCAGACGCTCAAGCGCGGCACGGTGATCAAGTCGATCCGTCTGACCGGCGATGCGCAGGAAATCGACTGCCGCCACGCCGCCATCAAGGGCCTGGTCCTGCGCGCCGAGTTTGTTCGCAAGGTCTGACGCGGCGTCGCCCGGCGCTTGGCGGCGCCCGCTTCAGCGCTTGACCAGATCGCTGTCGAAGTAAATCGCGCCGCCGGCGTCGAGTTTGCGGACCTCCATGTGGATCACGCCCGGCTTCACCCTGGTGACCTGTCCCCGAGCGAACGAGCCTGGCCCCGTTTTGTACGT contains the following coding sequences:
- a CDS encoding TonB-dependent receptor, which produces MSALGGARGGVTLIGALLASSALVTIAAAGPASAQAQSSPPADNAAALSEIVVTGTRIRSSGYTAPTPTQVLGQADLERAAQPNIFTAITQLPSLQGSSGATTGTFSTSSGQQGLSSFSLRGLGTIRTLTLLDGQRVVPANVTGVPDISLFPQLLVERVDVVTGGASASYGSDAVGGVVNFITNKRFVGLKTNVMAGVTTYGDNHQWLAQVAAGKSFMDDRLHVQISGEYDWEEGVPAGGFGEDAPGSRDWYTTATLVNRGVTNDGSPQYLYREHAQAYQYAKYGLISSGPLQGTAFDQAGNPFQFQYGGGGVPSRAANGAVSGCYTNGGFCVGGDLSGNVGIGTSLQSRLERMNAYTRVGFDLDANNEIYATFNGARVESSNQPNPGAATTNLTMSCANPYLPASVVAACATAGITTFGYGLSNALLPRNISVHPTRTQYRFVVGANGKFDAMGKDWHYDAYFTHGRNTTNIHVRDILLMPRYRAAIQATTVGGQIVCADPIARASGCVPINIFGGRPPSEAALAYITPKNGPYQHSVQKQDVASINFSGDTFSLPAGPISLAFGAEYRRERYHVQGDPYGDGNTDSPNNADYPADPVLTPSGANWFAGNYHSGAGKYSVKEAYAEVDVPLVNSEGTGKANLNMAGRWTDYSTSGTVYTWKVGATWDTPLDGVRLRAVTSRDVRAPNLSELYAAPVTTTMPNFTNPFTGGALTVLQNVVGNPDLKPEIAKNATLGVVLSNPKWLPGFSVSVDWYNLVLDGGISSLSAQQVVNFCFAGLQQFCGAFNFAPAQGTAFVNSQTFNLSSIKTNGFDIESSYRFELPSVPGRFTVRALATNTRKFVTNPGIPGAVATDSAGQNSGATPDWKLLAIQSWDTDHFSFSVQERWFSDGRFGNTTTEYVECRPGGCPVSTASRPTVDYNQMSGATYVDISASYKFDNGLQVYGKVDNLLDRDPTPSPQTNTGLDANPALYDLLGRFYHLGLRYSF
- a CDS encoding LacI family DNA-binding transcriptional regulator codes for the protein MRVIKADRARGATMADVAQMAGVSRMTVSRVINDGDKVSEVTREAVLAAIRELNFAPNLTARNLVKAGELRIGVIYSNPSAAFMSDFLIGVFEEATKAGARLILVRGEGGQAPALHDMQGLLGGGVHGVVLAPPLGESAAVRDMLRAAHLPVAVVAAGRPAPDAINVRIDDRRASQSLAQHLLDLGHRRIGMIVGNPEQTASSERLEGARAAVAASEGAELILAQGAFTYASGLRAAEQLLDIDQPPTAIFASNDDMAAAAVSVAHRRHLDVPGDLTVVGFDDTTVATTLWPPLTTIRQPVRQMAAVALERLMRVLRSAQAAPDALADHVLEHALVERQSTAPPPGAIPVADAQTDERPSNA
- a CDS encoding MFS transporter; amino-acid sequence: MPDPSADMERATIRQVTRRLMPLFCLMYLIAYIDRQNVSYAKLDMVQALGLSEAAYGLGASLFFIGYFLFEAPSNLILARVGARVWFARIMFTWGLVTLALGFTQNATMFYILRFLLGAAEAGFFPGVLYVLTLWYPQAHRARMVGLFMIASAAANAVGAAIGGLLLDMDGLLGLAGWQWVFLVTGLPAVLLAPYVLMRLPNGPSQARWLPEPRRAWLAGALASERADEADDDRGAWKAIFDPRVLLLAGLYIGMPLGAYGLSYWLPTIVKSFGVSNTVNGLINIIPWLLVGVALWFVPRHAARHGASAWHIAGPTLLGAAALVLSVVLPGPALKFAMLCIAAPAIFAAQPVFWSLPPSFLSGPRAAAGIAAINAIGNLGGFFAQNLVPLVRDATGSDLAPMLALAAVLLITSVLIFHAMAGLARARAQA
- a CDS encoding DoxX family protein — its product is MRWLFLDGLNCWDDAALLALRLVVGAFLIWGVWDNITSAEHMATFVAFLKKFGFAWPHLMAPLSVGVQLACGVAFVLGLLTRWAGLLCAANFIVAIVMVDHTVGVRGSFASACLVLIGLYLASHGAGRWALDDWLRPRLT
- a CDS encoding helix-turn-helix domain-containing protein, yielding MTLPAFAQELGARLPSADERAAANQLRKILASQAAGETDARLRVLEQDKTTSEVVLTPALSHLLMEVLRHVGSGDAVTLVPVSQMLTTQQAADILNVSRPYLVGLLDRGEIPHSLVGRHRRIKAEQLFAYKRRRDETRASALDELAALDAEHL
- a CDS encoding alkylphosphonate utilization protein encodes the protein MEVRDSVGNLLADGDSVTLIKDLAVKGAGQTLKRGTVIKSIRLTGDAQEIDCRHAAIKGLVLRAEFVRKV